From the Excalfactoria chinensis isolate bCotChi1 chromosome 1, bCotChi1.hap2, whole genome shotgun sequence genome, one window contains:
- the RASSF8 gene encoding ras association domain-containing protein 8, with the protein MELKVWVDGVQRIVCGVTEVTTCQEVVIALAQAIGRTGRYTLIEKWRDTERHLAPHENPIVSLNKWGQYASDVQLILRRTGPSLSERPTSDSVARIPERTLYRQSLPPLAKLRPQNDKAMKRREPKRKSLTFTGGAKGLMDIFGKSKESEFKQKVLNNCKTTADELKKLIHLQTEKLQCIEKQLESNEAEIRYWEQKYNASLEEEILKLEQKIKRNEVEIEEEEFWENELQIEQENEKQLKEQLQEMRQRILECEGKLKDYMSQIHNMESGLEAEKLHREVQESQVNEEEVKEKIEKVKGEIDIQGQQSLRLENGIKAVERSLGQATKRLQDREQELEQLTKELRQVNLQQFIQQTGTKVTVLPADPVEVEAPPVELEREPTFQSGSLKRPASSRQLPSNLRILQNPLSSGFNPEGIYV; encoded by the exons ATGGAGCTCAAAGTATGGGTGGATGGAGTGCAGAGAATTGTCTGTGGAGTCACCGAAGTCACAACATGTCAGGAAGTTGTAATAGCCCTTGCCCAGGCTATTG GGCGCACCGGGCGCTACACGCTGATCGAGAAGTGGCGGGACACCGAGCGGCACCTGGCGCCGCACGAGAACCCCATCGTGTCGCTCAACAAGTGGGGGCAGTACGCCAGCGACGTGCAGCTCATCCTGCGCCGCACCGGGCCTTCCCTGAGCGAGCGGCCCACCTCGGACAGCGTGGCTCGCATCCCCGAGAGGACGTTGTACCGGCAGAGCCTGCCGCCCCTGGCCAAGCTGCGGCCCCAGAACGACAAGGCCATGAAGAGGAGGGAGCCCAAGAGGAAGTCCCTGACCTTCACCGGCGGGGCCAAAGGGCTGATGGACATCTTTGGGAAAAGTAAGGAGTCCGAGTTCAAGCAGAAGGTGCTCAACAACTGCAAAACCACGGCGGACGAGCTGAAGAAACTGATTCACCTCCAGACGGAGAAGCTGCAGTGCATTGAGAAGCAGCTGGAGTCCAACGAGGCCGAGATCCGGTACTGGGAGCAGAAGTACAATGCCAGCCTGGAGGAGGAGATCCTCAAGCTGGAGCAGAAGATCAAGAGAAACGAGGTGGAGATCGAAGAGGAGGAGTTCTGGGAAAACGAGCTGCAGATCGAGCAGGagaatgagaagcagctgaaggagcagctgcaggagatgagGCAGCGCATCCTGGAGTGCGAGGGCAAGCTGAAGGACTACATGTCCCAGATCCACAACATGGAGAGCGGCCTCGAGGCAGAGAAGCTGCACCGGGAGGTGCAGGAATCCCAAGTCAACGAGGAAGAGGTCAAAGAAAAGATCGAGAAGGTGAAAGGTGAAATCGATATTCAGGGCCAGCAGAGTCTGAGGTTGGAAAATGGCATCAAGGCTGTGGAGAGATCTCTGGGCCAAGCTACCAAGCGGTTACAG GACAGGGAACAAGAACTAGAGCAACTGACAAAGGAGCTGCGACAGGTCAACCTCCAACAGTTTATCCAGCAAACAGGAACGAAGgtcacagtgctgccagcagacCCTGTTGAAGTGGAGGCCCCACCTGTGGAGCTCGAGAGAG AGCCAACATTTCAGTCGGGGTCACTGAAGCGCCCTGCATCGTCGAGGCAGCTCCCCAGTAACCTTCGGATTCTGCAGAATCCCCTGTCGTCTGGTTTTAACCCGGAGGGCATTTACGTATGA